In one window of Campylobacter showae CSUNSWCD DNA:
- a CDS encoding DUF1287 domain-containing protein translates to MKIGSKILLLALAANLAFAFSAGKLVQDARAQIGQTLFYDPSYSRLEYPMGDVDMIKGVCTDVVVRALRGQDIDLQRLIHEDMSANFSAYPKNWGAKKTDKNIDHRRVPNIATYLKRKGYETKDEFKAGDIVTWRLDNGRPHIGIVSDKFADGKTPLVIHNIGLGAQEEDVLNEYEITGHFRIK, encoded by the coding sequence ATGAAAATCGGTAGCAAAATTTTACTTTTAGCGCTCGCGGCAAATTTAGCCTTTGCATTTTCGGCTGGGAAACTTGTGCAAGATGCTAGAGCACAGATCGGACAGACGCTATTTTACGATCCTTCGTACTCTAGGCTTGAGTACCCGATGGGCGATGTGGATATGATAAAAGGCGTTTGCACCGACGTCGTCGTTAGAGCACTGCGCGGACAGGATATCGATCTGCAGCGGCTCATCCACGAGGATATGAGCGCAAATTTTAGCGCCTATCCAAAAAACTGGGGCGCGAAAAAGACCGACAAAAATATCGATCATCGCCGCGTACCAAACATCGCAACCTATCTAAAACGCAAGGGCTACGAGACAAAGGACGAGTTTAAAGCCGGCGATATCGTGACGTGGCGGCTGGATAACGGCAGGCCGCATATCGGCATAGTTTCGGATAAATTTGCGGACGGCAAAACCCCGCTCGTGATCCACAATATCGGGCTTGGCGCGCAGGAAGAGGACGTGCTAAACGAGTACGAGATAACGGGGCATTTTAGGATAAAATAA